One genomic segment of Hordeum vulgare subsp. vulgare chromosome 2H, MorexV3_pseudomolecules_assembly, whole genome shotgun sequence includes these proteins:
- the LOC123427007 gene encoding probable aldo-keto reductase 3, translated as MAAAPVTVPRMKLGSQGLEISAQGLGCMGMSAAYGERKPEQDMVALLRHAVAAGVTFLDTSDIYGPHTNELLLGKALQGGVREKVQLATKFGITVTREISGNPAYVRAACEASLARLGVDCIDLYYQHRIDKNVPVEITMGEIKKLVQEGKVKYVGLSEASASTIRRAHAVHPITAVQLEWSLWSRDVEEDIIPTCRELGIGIVAYSPLGRGFLSTGPKLMDTVRDDDFRKNLPRFQPENLKKNAAIFERVSEMAARKGCTSSQLALAWVHHRGTDVCPIPGTTKVENLNQNVRAMSVQLMVEEMAELESYAAMDAVQGDRYHSTFLNTWKDSETPPLSSWKAT; from the exons ATGGCTGCTGCTCCGGTGACTGTGCCGCGCATGAAACTGGGCTCGCAGGGGCTGGAGATCTCGGCGCAGGGCCTGGGCTGCATGGGCATGTCCGCGGCCTACGGCGAGCGCAAGCCCGAGCAGGACATGGTCGCGCTCCTCCGCCACGCCGTCGCCGCCGGCGTCACCTTCCTCGACACCTCCGACATCTACGGTCCCCACACGAACGAGCTCTTGCTCGGCAAG GCGCTGCAGGGAGGGGTGAGGGAGAAGGTCCAGTTGGCCACGAAATTCGGCATCACGGTCACCCGGGAGATCTCCGGCAACCCGGCGTACGTGCGGGCGGCGTGCGAGGCCAGCCTCGCTCGGCTCGGCGTCGACTGCATCGACCTCTACTACCAGCACCGCATCGACAAGAATGTCCCCGTCGAGATCACG ATGGGTGAAATCAAGAAACTGGTCCAAGAAGGAAAGGTGAAATACGTTGGGTTGTCGGAGGCCTCGGCGTCCACAATAAGAAGGGCACACGCGGTTCATCCGATCACCGCCGTTCAGCTGGAATGGTCTCTGTGGTCAAGGGATGTTGAAGAAGATATAATCCCAACTTGCAG AGAACTTGGCATTGGAATTGTGGCGTACAGTCCACTAGGCAGAGGTTTTCTATCCACTGGACCTAAACTGATGGACACAGTACGAGACGACGATTTCCGCAAG AATCTCCCAAGATTTCAACCCGAGAACTTGAAGAAGAACGCCGCTATATTCGAGCGTGTGAGCGAGATGGCGGCGAGGAAGGGCTGCACGTCGTCGCAGCTCGCGCTAGCCTGGGTTCACCACCGGGGAACCGATGTGTGCCCCATACCTGGCACGACCAAAGTTGAGAATTTGAACCAGAACGTGAGAGCGATGTCTGTGCAGCTCATGGTTGAGGAGATGGCTGAGCTCGAGTCCTACGCCGCCATGGATGCGGTCCAAGGCGATCGGTACCACAGCACGTTCCTCAACACCTGGAAGGACTCCGAGACCCCTCCCCTCTCATCCTGGAAAGCCACTTAA